Genomic window (Dyadobacter fanqingshengii):
TTATCTGGAATATGTCATTGAAAAAGAAGGTGATATAGGTGCTTTTTTAATTGAAACGATCAGAAACACAGACGTTCAGATTCCTTCGCAAGCTTATTGGAAGAAAGTCCGCGAAATCTGCACGAAGCATAATGTTTTGCTCATTCTCGACGAGATCCCGATCGCATTTGGGAGAACGGGCAAAATGTTTGCATTTGAGCATTACGACATTGAGCCGGACATTGTTTGTCTGGGAAAAGGATTGGGCGGAGGCGTAATGCCCATGGCCGCCATCGTGGCCCGCGACACGCATAACATTGCCCAAAGCGTTTCGCTGGGGCATTTTACACATGAAAAAAGTCCGCTGGGGAGCGTAGCTGCATTGGCCATGCTCGACTATATGGAGCAAAACCGGATCCTGGAAAAAGTGCAGGAAGACGCCGTTTTCATGGCCGCTGAATTACAAAAATTACAAGATAAATTTCCCTTGATCGGGGATGTGAGGGGCGTGGGATTGTTGTGGGGGATTGAATTAGTAAGAGACAAAGACACCAAGGAAAAAGCCGTAAAGGAAGCTGAAATTGTGATGTACGAATGCCTTAAAAATGGTTTGAGTTTCAAAGTTTCGCAGGGAAATGTGCTGCAATTATCGCCGCCGCTGATCATCAGCCGCGGGCAGTTGCGCGAAGCCTTGCTGATCCTTGAAAACGCCCTTGGGAAGGCCTCCGTCTTTGTGTAATTCATAAAAACCAGTGCTATGCGTTTACAAAAAGCATTGCAGCGTTCCAACACGCTGTTCATTGCCTGGGCTGTCATTGCCTCATTTGGAGCTTATTTTTGCATGTATGCGTTCCGGAAACCCTTTAATGCAGGTCTTTATCAGGGACTCGAACTCGGCGACGTCAGTTACAAAGCGATCCTGATCATTGCGCAGGTTGCGGGTTATACACTTTCTAAATTCGCAGGGATCAAGGTCATTTCCGAGTTGCAACACAGCTCCCGGATCAAGCTTATTCTTTCTTTAATCCTTGTTGCTGAAATCGCATTGCTTTTCTTCGGACTTGTTCCTTACCCTTACAATTTTATTTTCCTGTTTATCAATGGCCTGCCTCTCGGCATGGTTTATGGTGTTGTTTTTAGCTTTCTGGAAGGTCGCAGGTTTACGGAAATGCTTGCTATGGGGCTGAACATCAGCGTTGTGGTGGCTTCGGGGATTTTGAAAACTACTTACATTGAACTCCACACCATGCTTCCCGGTATTTCGGAATTCTGGATGCCGGTGTTTATGGGCGCATTGTTCCTGCCGTTTTTCTGCTTTTTTGTATGGATGCTTTCGGTTATTCCAAAACCCACGCAGGAAGACATTCAGCTGCGAACCGAGCGGAAGCCGATGACGAGAGAGGATAAGCGACTTGTTATGGCGCAATTTGGCTTTCCGATCGTTTGTCTGGTCGTTTTCTACGCAACGCTTGTCGTATTGCGCGATTTCCGGGACAATTTTACCATTGAAATATGGAACGAGATCGATGCAAACTGGGGAAGCAGCGTTTTCACGACAACGGAAATGATCACCGGAGTTGTGGTGCTCGTGATTATCGGCAGTCTGGCTTTTGTACGCGACAATGTCAAGGGTTTCCGCCTTACCAACCTGATCCTGTTCTCCTCTATTTTCCTGATGGGCGCTGGGACTTTCCTGTTTCAGCAAGGGAAAATCAATGGCTTTTACTGGATGCTAATGGTGGGATTGGGGACTTTCCTGGCGTACACAGTGCTGCAAACGGTTATTTTTGAGCGCATGATCGCCCTTTTCAGGATGAAGGCCAATGCAGGGTTTTTCGTTTATATCTGCGAAAGCATTGGTTATCTCGGAAGTGTGGCTCTGCTGCTGTATAAGGAGTTCTTCATGAAAGACCTGAGCTGGTCCAAAGTGCTGATGCAGTTCACTTACATTCAATTCTTCCTTGGCTTTGTACTGCTGGCATGTGCCAACATTTACCTGGAAAAAATCAGAACCTCACGCGACCAGAAAGCAGACGATTCCAGCCTGGCGGCTGCATAATTTCGAATTGCACTTTCTAAAAGGCACAAAAAAAGGAGAACTAAGCGGTTCTCCTTTTTAATCTCAATTTCACCTTAATAACTGATTCTCTAACTATTTTGCAACTTTCAGTTCCACAATGGAAGCTTTCTGTGCTGGCGTGTACTTAGCATAATCATTAGTTGCTTTTTCACGTTGTGGAGCCGGCGTTTCAAGGGTCTGTGCCGCAGCAGGCAATGTATTTGTTGTCGCTACTTTTGTTTTATCTTCTATGTTTGCAAATGCAAAAGTAGTGCTGAGCGCCATAGCGCAAACGAATGTTGTGATTGAATTTTTCATAGCTTAATCTTTTTTAAATCTTGTCTTTGTCTTATTTGACTGTACAAATGTAAGTCAATCTAATGGATGCTTGTTGGATTTTTTCAATAAGTGAGCTTATGGTAATATGAATGGTTCTAATTGATGATGAGTAATTTAAAGGTATTTACGAGGTCCAGTTAGATTTTGAAATACGATTTTTCCGAGGAAAGTTAATTTTTATTTAACATTGGAATAGTGCAATAATGTAAGATGTATTAGGAAATAAATTTTCCCTAAATTGTGGGCATGGCTAAACTTATCAATCTCCGACCGTTTAAAGAATTTTTACAATCAGGATCAGCGGGTGGAATTATCCTCATTATATGCGTCATCGTTTCGCTGATCATTGCCAACACAGGTGCGGGCCCGGAATTGGAAGCTTTGCTGGCCAGCGAGCTGGGATATCATTTCGGAAACATTCACCTTAAATATTCCTTGCTGATCTGGATCAATGACGGTTTGATGGCGATCTTTTTTCTGATGGTGGGATTAGAGATAAAGAGAGAGTTGGTTGAGGGAGAATTATCATCTTTGAAGAAGGCAGCATTGCCCATTTTCGCGGCGCTTGGGGGTGTGATCGTGCCCGCGGTGATTTTTTCAATTTTCAATAAAAATACGCCGACCGCCGGGGGCTGGGGAATTCCCATGGCCACAGACATCGCTTTTGCGATTGCCATCATTACCATGTTGGGCAAAAAAGTGCCTGCCTCACTAAAAATTTTCCTCGCCGCACTCGCCATTGTAGACGATTTAATGGCCATTCTGGTCATTGCTGTTTTTTACTCTTCCGATCTGCATTACACTTACTTGCTTTACGCGGGAGGAATTTTTGGTGTACTATTGATATTCAATAAACTCGGCGTCAAAAACCTCGCAGCATATCTTATCCCTGGCCTATTTATCTGGTATTTTATCCATCATTCCGGTGTACATGCAACCATTGCAGGCGTGCTCACAGCATTTGCGATTCCTACAACGCCCGACGCCACAGAATCGCCATTGGAAAAGCTGGAACATATTCTGATGACTCCCGTCAATTTTGTGATTATGCCGGTTTTTGCATTGGCTAACACCAACATTGCGTTAGAAAGCTCCATGATCCAAGGGCTCACAACGCCTCTGGGACTGGGCATAATATTGGGATTGGTTGTGGGGAAACCGGTGGGAATAACAGCACTTTCCTGGTTGTCTGTAAAGCTGGGAATCAGCGCCAGACCGCACGGCGCGGGCTGGCTTCATATCATCGGCGTGGGCATGTTGGGAGGAATTGGCTTCACCATGTCCGTTTTCATTGCGCTGCTTTCCTTCGCTGGTCAGGATATGATCCTATCCGAAGCCAAATTTTCCATCCTGACCGGCTCTATTTTGTCTGGCTTAATGGGATATGCGATGCTGACCTGGGTTAGCAAAAAGTCTGCTAAATAATGAGTAACCGCCTTATTCCGTTTTTGCTTTGATCAGGATATATTCGATTTTATTGCCGTTGCCAAATGCTGAGATCTGAGAATATTTTTCATAATTATCCCACCTTTTGAGTTGCTTTTCATCAATGTTCGGCTTAATGCTTTCTTTCAGGTTAAGTATTCCCAGCACAACACGGTCTTCAAAATCATAGTCGGAAAGTTTATTCAGCTGGATCTGATCGGCGATCTCATTGATATAAATAATTTCCACCTTTCCCTCGCGATAGATCATTTTAGGGCATTTTTCACACCCTGCAACCTCATCCTTATAATAACTGTCCAGCGTCCCTTTACCCAAAACCGCTTCCACCTCTTCCATATTGCGCAGCGCAACTTTTGGTAAATCCAGTTCAACAGTCACCGGAGCGTTTTCGTCGCCGTCACCGAGCACGAAGAATTTAATAAAAATGGCAACGAGAATAATAACAAAGGCAATGAATTTCCAATTTGCCCATTTACGCTTAACAGTAGCTTTTTCCATGAGGATGGCTTGATTTTTTAATAAACCGAGAATCTTTAAGGTTACACAAAGAATATCATGCCAGTCGCATATGGACAGAATTATTGAAACACCGGAATCCAATTACGGACAACTCACCATTGCCGAAGCTAAGCTCATCCAGGAAAATTTGGGGGAGCAGATTAATCTTTCGCCTATGGAGGGGGAAATTAAGACCATCGCGGGTGCCGATATTTCTCTGGACATAAACAGCGAGAAGGTTTATGCCGGCATGGTTGTCCTCAGCTATCCCGATTTGGAGCCGATCGCTTATTCGCTCGTCGAAACCATCAATATGTTCCCTTATGTGCCGGGTTATCTCGCTTTCCGCGAAATTCCAGCCCTATTGAAGGTTTACGAACAAATTCCGGTGAAGCCGGATTGCATTATGTTTGACGGAAACGGGATTCTGCACGCACGCAGGCTTGGAATCGCCACCCACTTCGGCGTTCTCACCGATACGGTAACATTGGGCTGTGCCAAGAAGAAGCTGGCCGGAAATTACGCCGATCCGGGTGAAATGA
Coding sequences:
- a CDS encoding aspartate aminotransferase family protein — encoded protein: MVQHNRTEGDINLSEARRDWYAVMSDPETVSYLEEDAEHFLHQSLSTPCLDVLASCEGIYLTDIQGKSYMDFHGNNVHQLGYRNPYIIEKIKEQLDILPFSPRRYSNVPAIELAKKLGSLLPGNLKRVLFAPGGTSAISMALKLARIVTGKHKVVSLWDSFHGASLDAISAGGELDFRKDMGPLMPGVERIPPPMTYRGPFAAAGNGDLAYADYLEYVIEKEGDIGAFLIETIRNTDVQIPSQAYWKKVREICTKHNVLLILDEIPIAFGRTGKMFAFEHYDIEPDIVCLGKGLGGGVMPMAAIVARDTHNIAQSVSLGHFTHEKSPLGSVAALAMLDYMEQNRILEKVQEDAVFMAAELQKLQDKFPLIGDVRGVGLLWGIELVRDKDTKEKAVKEAEIVMYECLKNGLSFKVSQGNVLQLSPPLIISRGQLREALLILENALGKASVFV
- a CDS encoding DUF5690 family protein; the encoded protein is MRLQKALQRSNTLFIAWAVIASFGAYFCMYAFRKPFNAGLYQGLELGDVSYKAILIIAQVAGYTLSKFAGIKVISELQHSSRIKLILSLILVAEIALLFFGLVPYPYNFIFLFINGLPLGMVYGVVFSFLEGRRFTEMLAMGLNISVVVASGILKTTYIELHTMLPGISEFWMPVFMGALFLPFFCFFVWMLSVIPKPTQEDIQLRTERKPMTREDKRLVMAQFGFPIVCLVVFYATLVVLRDFRDNFTIEIWNEIDANWGSSVFTTTEMITGVVVLVIIGSLAFVRDNVKGFRLTNLILFSSIFLMGAGTFLFQQGKINGFYWMLMVGLGTFLAYTVLQTVIFERMIALFRMKANAGFFVYICESIGYLGSVALLLYKEFFMKDLSWSKVLMQFTYIQFFLGFVLLACANIYLEKIRTSRDQKADDSSLAAA
- the nhaA gene encoding Na+/H+ antiporter NhaA, producing the protein MAKLINLRPFKEFLQSGSAGGIILIICVIVSLIIANTGAGPELEALLASELGYHFGNIHLKYSLLIWINDGLMAIFFLMVGLEIKRELVEGELSSLKKAALPIFAALGGVIVPAVIFSIFNKNTPTAGGWGIPMATDIAFAIAIITMLGKKVPASLKIFLAALAIVDDLMAILVIAVFYSSDLHYTYLLYAGGIFGVLLIFNKLGVKNLAAYLIPGLFIWYFIHHSGVHATIAGVLTAFAIPTTPDATESPLEKLEHILMTPVNFVIMPVFALANTNIALESSMIQGLTTPLGLGIILGLVVGKPVGITALSWLSVKLGISARPHGAGWLHIIGVGMLGGIGFTMSVFIALLSFAGQDMILSEAKFSILTGSILSGLMGYAMLTWVSKKSAK
- a CDS encoding endonuclease V; the protein is MDRIIETPESNYGQLTIAEAKLIQENLGEQINLSPMEGEIKTIAGADISLDINSEKVYAGMVVLSYPDLEPIAYSLVETINMFPYVPGYLAFREIPALLKVYEQIPVKPDCIMFDGNGILHARRLGIATHFGVLTDTVTLGCAKKKLAGNYADPGEMKGEYSLVTDKGDTIGYALRSKLNVKPVFISPGHKMSLKDSMDITLQCLGKHRLPEPTRRAHEFVNRFRIGELKEGFHELEQ